The Carassius auratus strain Wakin chromosome 27, ASM336829v1, whole genome shotgun sequence genome includes a region encoding these proteins:
- the LOC113045729 gene encoding myosin regulatory light chain 2, smooth muscle minor isoform-like, which yields MSSKRAKGKTTKKRPQRATSNVFAMFDQSQIQEFKEAFNMIDQNRDGFIDKEDLHDMLASLGKNPTDEYLEAMMNEAPGPINFTMFLTMFGEKLNGTDPEDVIKNAFGCFDEEGTGFIQEDYLRELLTTMGDRFTDEEVDELFREAPIDKKGNFNYVEFTRILKHGAKDKDD from the exons ATGTCTAGCAAAAGGGCTAAGGGAAAAACCACCAAAAAGCGCCCCCAGCGGGCCACGTCGAACGTGTTTGCCATGTTCGACCAGTCCCAGATCCAGGAGTTCAAAGAAGCCTTCAACATGATCGACCAGAACCGCGATGGCTTCATTGATAAGGAGGATCTGCATGACATGCTGGCTTCATTAG GTAAGAACCCCACAGACGAATACCTGGAGGCGATGATGAATGAAGCCCCTGGTCCCATTAACTTCACCATGTTCCTCACAATGTTTGGAGAGAAGCTTAATGGCACAGATCCTGAAGATGTTATCAAAAACGCATTTGGTTGTTTTGATGAGGAGGGGACGG GTTTTATTCAGGAGGACTACCTGAGGGAGCTCTTGACCACTATGGGAGACAGGTTCACAGACGAAGAAGTGGATGAGCTGTTTAGAGAGGCCCCTATTGACAAGAAAGGAAACTTCAACTACGTAGAATTTACGCGCATCCTGAAACACGGTGCTAAAGATAAGGATGATTAG
- the LOC113045730 gene encoding charged multivesicular body protein 5-like: MNRIFGRSKQTPVPNLSDSIGNVDTRIESIDKKIARIDAELMKYKDQMKKMRDGPSKNTVKQKAMRVLKQKRMYEGQRDQLSQQSFNMEQANYTIQSLRDTKTTVEAMKIGAKEMKKAYKQVKMDQIEDLQDQLEDMMEEANEVQEALSRSYGTPEIDEDELEAELDALGDELLLDDDSSYLDEASSAPSIPEGMPSDTKTNKDGVLVDEFGLPQIPAT; the protein is encoded by the exons ATGAACCGAATTTTCGGACGGAGCAAACAAACGCCTGTTCCTAACCTTTCTGACTCCATAGGCAAT GTGGATACGAGGATCGAGTCGATCGATAAGAAAATAGCGAGAATCGACGCAGAGCTAATGAAGTATAAGGACCAGATGAAAAAGATGAGGGATGGACCCTCAAAA AATACAGTGAAACAGAAGGCAATGAGAGTGCTGAAACAAAAGAGAAT GTATGAGGGTCAAAGAGATCAGCTTTCCCAGCAGTCATTTAATATGGAACAAGCCAACTATACAATCCAGTCTTTAAGGGAcacaaaaacaaca gTGGAGGCAATGAAGATTGGAGCAAAAGAAATGAAGAAAGCATATAAACAAGTGAAAATGGATCAGATTGAA GACCTGCAGGATCAACTGGAAGACATGATGGAAGAGGCCAACGAGGTGCAGGAAGCTCTCAGTCGCAGCTATGGCACACCAGAGATCGATGAGGATGAACTAGAAGCAG AGCTGGATGCTCTGGGAGATGAGTTACTGCTGGATGATGACAGCTCTTACTTAGATGAAGCCTCGTCTGCACCCTCCATTCCTGAGGGAATGCCTAGCGACACTAAAACCAATAAG GATGGCGTTCTGGTGGATGAGTTTGGTCTACCACAGATCCCTGCCACATAA
- the LOC113046413 gene encoding BAG family molecular chaperone regulator 1-like, giving the protein MAENTMTVTVAYVTTKHNITLTAQDGHEPLLKDLCEALTEATGVPVPSQKVIFKGKSLKEMEEPLSSFGIKQGCKLMMIGKRNSPEEETELKKLKDIEKSVEQTAKKLEKVDGELTGLKNGFLAKELQAEALNKLDHRVKVASEQFMKILEEIDGMSFPESFSDCRMKKKGLVKTVQGFLAQCDKIEAGISDHLAKIQTKNLALAE; this is encoded by the exons ATGGCGGAGAACACTATGACAGTGACAGTTGCTTATG TCACAACCAAACACAACATCACTTTAACAGCACAGGATGGACATGAACCTCTGTTAAAGGATTTGTGTGAAGCGCTGACAGAAGCCACGGGAGTAccagtaccatcccagaaagtcATATTTAAAG GGAAATCCCTGAAGGAGATGGAGGAGCCGCTGTCCAGCTTTGGAATAAAGCAGGGTTGTAAACTGATGATGATTGGAAAGAGG aacagCCCAGAGGAGGAAACTGAACTTAAAAAGCTCAAAGACATTGAAAAGTCAGTGGAACAAACCGCCAAGAAGCTTGAGAAGGTGGATGGTGAACTCACGGGACTGAAGAAT GGTTTTCTTGCAAAAGAATTGCAAGCTGAGGCTCTTAACAAACTGGACCACAGGGTGAAAGTTGCCTCTGAGCAGTTCATGAAAATCCTAGAGGAAATCGATGGAATg AGCTTTCCTGAGAGTTTTAGTGATTGCAGGATGAAGAAAAAAGGACTCGTGAAAACTGTTCAG GGGTTCTTAGCTCAGTGTGACAAAATTGAAGCTGGAATATCAGATCACTTGGCTAAGATTCAGACAAAAAACTTAGCCTTAGCAGAATGA